In the Pseudonocardia sediminis genome, GGCCGCCTCGGCGCGGGTGGAGAGCTCGCCGGAGAGCACGGAGGCCCGCTCGGACACCGCGGTGCCCAGCGTCGCCGCCCGCTCGGAGGCGAGACCGCCCAGCTCGACGGCCCGCTCGCGGACCGCGGGGCCGTGCTCGGCGATGGCCTCGTTGACCTTCCCCGACGCCTCGTGGGCACGCTCGCCCAGCGCCGTCCCCGCGGTGGAGGCCACGGCGGCGATCGAGGTGCCGGCCCCGGCCAGACCGGCGGCGACGCGCTCGGCGGTGTCGGAGTTGGAGGCACCGGAGAGCTTCTTCTGCGCCTGCTCGGCGGCCTTGCGGGTCCGCCAGGCGGCCGAAGGCTTGCCGTGCGTGTCGGCGGCGGCGATCAGGAGACCGCCCAGGAGGCTGAGGTTCTTGAAGAAGTGGATCTGCTGCGCGGCCCGGGCCTCCGGGTCGGTCTCCTCCCAGAAACGGTGCCCGGCCAGGGTGGTCGGGATCAGGGAGGCGGCCAGCGCGGTCGAGGCCAGGCGCGGGGCCTTGCCGATGGCGAGCAGCGAACCGGCGGCGATCTTCACCCCGGCGTCGATCTTGATCAGCGTCTCGTCGTCCGGGCGACGGTCGATCGGGGCGGCCTCGACGATGCGGTCGACCGCGGGAGCGGCCTGGTCCAGCAGCGGCTTGGCGGCCTGGGCGTGGTCACCGGGTGACCGCAGTGCGTTGATGCCGCCGGTGATGAAGATGGCGGCAAGCATGGGTCGGGCGACTCGGCGCAAGACTGGCATGGATCACCTTTCCCCGATTCGCCGAACCGCAAACCCCCACGGCAGTTGGCATCGCGGCGGTGAGGTCGCAATAGTGCGCGGGTGACGAACGGACGGCGGGCGATCGGGCTCGACATTGGGGGTACGAAAGTTGCGGGGGCGATCGTCGCCGAGGATGGCACAGTGACGGCGGAGACACTCCGCCGGACCCCGGAAACCTCGGACTCCGCGACCATGACCGCGCTGCTCCTCGAGATGGTCGACGAGCTGCGCAAAGGCGACGACGGCGTGGCCGCGATCGGGGTCGGCGCGGCGGGCACCGTGGAGTGGCCGACGGGGCGGATCCGGTGGGCGCCGAACAACGAGTACCGGGACTGGAACGTCCGCGCCGAGCTGGAGCGGGCGACCGGGCTGCCGGCCGTCGTCGACAACGACGCGAACGTGGCCGGGCTGGCCGAGGCGCGGCTCGGCACCACCCGCTACGACGAGATGATCCTGGTGACCGTGGGCACCGGGATCGGCACCGGGATCGTGCTCGGCGGCCGCATCTACCGCGGCCCGCACGGGCTCGGCGCCGAGATCGGGCACATGAACGTCACCCCGGACGGGCCGCAGTGCGGCTGCGGCAACTACGGCTGCCTCGAGGCCCTGGCCTCGGGAACCGCGCTGACGCGGATGGGCCGCAGCGCCGCCGCGGGCGACCCGGACGGGATGATCGCCACGCTCGCCGCGGAGTCCGGCGCGGAGGTCACCGGCCAGATCGTGACGATGGCGGCGATGGCCGGGGACCGCACCGCGGCGTCGCTGTTCGCGCGGCTCGGCCGTTCCCTGGGCATCGGCATCGCGTCGATGAACGCCATCTTCGAGCTGGAGGCGGTCGTCATCGGCGGCGGTCTGGTCGACGCCGGCGAGCTGCTGCTGGAGCCGACGCGCCGCGCCGCGCGCGAGTTCGCCTACGCTCCGACGGCCCGTCCGATCCCGCCGATCGTCCCGGCCACCTACCGCGGCGACGCGGGCAAGATCGGTGCCGCGCTGCTCGCACTGGAGGACGCCGGGAAGCACTGGCGGCGGGAGGAAAGGTCCACCCCATAGAGTGGGGCCGGTGACCCTTCTGCTCGGCCCGCTGCTGCGCCACGTCGACGAGACCTCCGCCCTGGTCTGGGTGCAGGTGGACAGGAGGGCGCGGGTCGAGGTGCTGGGCTGCAGCGCGGAGACGTTCGAGGTCAGCGGGCTGCACTACGCGATCGTCGAGGTCACCGGCCTGGCGCCGGACAGCCGCACACCGTACGAGGTGCACGTCGACGGCGAGCAGGTCTGGCCGCTGCCGAACTCGCCGTTCCCGGGCAGCGTCATCGCCACCCGCGGCCCGGCGACCGAGGGTCACCAGCGCGTCGTGTTCGGGTCGTGCCGCTACGTCAAGCTCGCCGACCCGAAGCTCGCCCGCCAGTACGGCCTCGACGCGCTCGACGCCTACGCCACGCGGATGACCCAGCTCGACCCGTCGCTGTGGCCGAGCGTCCTGCTGCTGCTCGGCGACCAGGTCTACGCCGACGAGCTGACCCCGCAGAGCCGCCGCCGGATCGCGGGACGTGCCGAGCGGCCCGCCGAGTGGCCCGACGACGAGATCGTCGGCTTCGACGAGTACTCCGGCCTCTACCGCGACACCTGGTCGGACCCGGAGGTGCGGTGGATGCTCTCCACCGTCCCCACCGCGATGATCTTCGACGACCACGACGTGCGCGACGACTGGAACACCTCCGGCGAGTGGCGCCGGGAGATGGCGAAGACACCCTGGTGGCGCGACCGCATCCGGTCCGGGCTGGCGGCCTACTGGGTGCACCAGCACCTGGGCAACCTCTCCCCCGCCGAGCTGGCCGCCGACACCACGTGGCAGGCCGTGCGGGCGGCCGACGGCGACGTCTGGCCGCTGCTCGTCGACATGGCCGACCACGCCGACGCCGAGGTCGGCACCGGCGACGACGCGCACAAGGACGTCCGGTTCAGCTTCTGCTGGGAGCTCGGGCGCAGCCGGCTGATCGTCATCGACTCCCGCAACGGCCGGATCGTGGAGTCCCTGCCCCGCAAGCTCGTCTCCGACGCCGAGTTCGACTGGATCACCGACCGTGCGCTGGCCCCGGGCGACGTCGACCACGTCATGATCGGCACGTCGATCCCGTGGCTGCTGCCGCAGGTGATCTCCGACCTGCAGGCCGCCACCGAGAAGGCCGGCAACTCCGGGGGACGGCTCGCGCGCGCCGCGGAGTGGCTGCGCCAGGAGGCGGACATGGAGCACTGGCCGGCCTTCGGGCACTCGTTCAACCGCCTCGCCGACCTGCTGCGCGACATCGGGCGCGCGCACTCCGGCCGGGTCGCCCCGGCGACGGCGACCGTGCTCTCCGGCGACGTCCACCACAGCTACGCCGCCCGCGCGTTCGTCCACGGTCACGAGCCCGGCGCGACGGGGGTCTACCAGCTGACCTGCTCCCCGGTGCACAACGTCGTCCCGGGGTTCATGCGTGTGCTGTTCACCATCACGTGGTCGCGGCTGATCGCCCGGGCCAGCACCCGGTGGGCCCGCGACACCGGCGCCGAGCGCGCCGGCGTGGCCTGGGAGAAGAGCGCCGGGCCGCTGTTCGGGAACCTGATCGCGACCCTGGAGCTCAACGGCCGGGCCGCCCGCGTCCGGTTCGAGCGCCCGCGGTCCGCATCGACCCTCGACGACGTCGCCAACGTCGCCCTCACCCCGCTGGCCCCGCCCGTCGACGAGCCGGTCCCCGCCGCGCCCGCCGGGCGCTGACCCCCCGGCCCCTCGCCGGAGGGGACGGCGCACCGCGGCCGGTCAGGACATCGAGGCGGAGGCCTTCTCCAGGTCGAAGCCGCGGTAGTCCTCGGCCGCGACGTCGTCGCAGATCTCGCGGTAGGCCCCGACCCCGCCGATGTAAGGCATGAACACCCGGGGCTTGCCCGGCACGTTCGCGCCCAGGTACCAGGACTTCGCCAGCGGGTAGAGCGTCGCCTGCCCGACCTCGGCCACGTGCTCGACCCACCCGGCCTGCGCGTCGGCGTTCGGCTCGATCGTGGTGACGCCGTCGCGCTCCAGGCGGGCCAGGCAGTCGGAGATCCAGTCGACGTGCTGCTCGATCGAGACCAGCATGTTCGACAGCACCGACGGGCTGCCCGGGCCGGTGATCGTGAACAGGTTCGGGAACCCGGCCACGCCCAGACCCAGATAGGTGACCGGGCCGTCGGCCCAGGCGTCGGCGAGCGTTCGCCCGTCCCGTCCGCGGATGTCGATCGAGAGCAGCGCGCCGGTCATCGCGTCGAAGCCGGTGGCGAGCACGATGTCGTCGACCTCGACCTCTCCGTCGGCGGTGGCCACGCCGGTGGCGGTGATCGCCTCGATCGGTGTCTTCTTCAGGTCGACCAGGTGCACGTGCGGCGAGTTGAACGTCTCGTAGTAGCCGGTGTCGAGGCAGGGCCGCTTGGTGCCGAACGGGTGGTCGGACGGCAGCAGCGCCTCCGCGGTGGCGGGGTCGGTGACCTTGTCCCGGATCCGGTCCCGGATGAAGTCCGCCGCCATGTCGTTGGCGCGGATGTCGACGCCGATGTCGGCGTACGAGCGCCGCATCGCGCCGAGGTTGCCGGCCGACCACGCCTTGTAGAAGGCGCGCCGCCGCTCCTGCTCGGTGACGTCCAGGGCGTTCTCGGTGGGCAGCTTCCCGACGAGCCCGGCCGGTGAGTGCCGCGCCGCGTCCCGGAACGCGGCGTAGTTCGCCTTGCGCTCGCGCTGGGCCTGCGCGGTGAGCGGACCGTTGTGCGCGGGCATGCTGTAGTTCGCCGTGCGCTGGTAGACGGTCATCTCGGCGGCCTGCGACGCGATCACCGGGATCGACTGGATGCCCGAGGACCCGGTGCCGATGACGGCGACGCGGCGCCCGGTGAAGTCGACACCGGCGTGCGGCCAGCGGGCGGTCGAGTAGACCGGCCCGGCGAAGGAGTCCAGACCGGGGATCTCCAGGTCCTTGGGCTTGGACAGGCAGCCGGTCGCGAAGATGCAGAACCGCGCCGTGACGGTCTCGCCGTGCTCCGTCGTGACCGCCCAGCGCGCGGACTCCTCGTCCCAGACCGCCGCGGTGACGCGGGTGTCGAGCTCGATGTCGCGGCGCAGGTCGAAGCGCTCGGCGACGTGCTCGGCGTAGCGCAGGATCTCCGGCTGGGCCGGGTAGCGCTCGGTCCACTCCCACTCCTGCTCGAGCTCCGGGGAGAACGAGTAGGAGTACTCCAGGCTCTCGACGTCACAGCGTGCTCCGGGGTACCGGTTCCAGTACCAGGTGCCGCCGATGCCGCTCCCGGCCTCGAACACCCGGGCGCTCAGGCCCAGGCCACGCAGGCGGTGCAGCTGGTAGAGACCGGCGAACCCGGCGCCGACCACGACGACGTCGGGGGAACTGGGACGACTCAACGGGCGCTCCTTTGCGACGCGAACCACTTTCGGCCCCAGCATGCGACGCCGGCGGCCCGCACGCCAGAGGTGAACGGCGGATCACCGTGATCCCGTAGCCGGGCGACGGTCGTGCGCGGATACCGCTGCCGGAGCGACGGCATCCGCGCACGCGGGTCAGAAACCGGTGCGCTCCAGCCACCGCGTCCACACGGCGGCGTCGCCGAGCACCTGCAGGGACGCGGCGTCCGAGGAGATCCGGCGGGTCACACCCAGGAGGAGGTCGGCCGCGGTGCCGCGGACGGCGGCGTCGCCCTTGCCGTGCCCGTGCTCCCAGACCACGGCGGACCCACCGTCGGCGGCCTCGCCGCGCAGCAGCCACTCCCCTGCCGCGCCGAGCTCGTCGTCGGTGGCGTGCAGGTGCAGGGTCGCGCCCGCGGGCAGCGGCCCGTCGTCCGAGGCGGGGCGGGAGGCGACGAGGTCGAGCCACTCCGAGACGCCGTCCGCAGCCAGGTCGGGCGCGATCTCGAACGTCTCGCCGAGGGCCAGGACCACGTCGGCGCGGTGCACCGTGGCCTCGTGCAGGCGCCGGCGGATCCACCACGCGGCGGGCTTCGGACCGGTGAACGTCCAGATCG is a window encoding:
- a CDS encoding ROK family protein; translated protein: MTNGRRAIGLDIGGTKVAGAIVAEDGTVTAETLRRTPETSDSATMTALLLEMVDELRKGDDGVAAIGVGAAGTVEWPTGRIRWAPNNEYRDWNVRAELERATGLPAVVDNDANVAGLAEARLGTTRYDEMILVTVGTGIGTGIVLGGRIYRGPHGLGAEIGHMNVTPDGPQCGCGNYGCLEALASGTALTRMGRSAAAGDPDGMIATLAAESGAEVTGQIVTMAAMAGDRTAASLFARLGRSLGIGIASMNAIFELEAVVIGGGLVDAGELLLEPTRRAAREFAYAPTARPIPPIVPATYRGDAGKIGAALLALEDAGKHWRREERSTP
- a CDS encoding alkaline phosphatase D family protein, whose product is MTLLLGPLLRHVDETSALVWVQVDRRARVEVLGCSAETFEVSGLHYAIVEVTGLAPDSRTPYEVHVDGEQVWPLPNSPFPGSVIATRGPATEGHQRVVFGSCRYVKLADPKLARQYGLDALDAYATRMTQLDPSLWPSVLLLLGDQVYADELTPQSRRRIAGRAERPAEWPDDEIVGFDEYSGLYRDTWSDPEVRWMLSTVPTAMIFDDHDVRDDWNTSGEWRREMAKTPWWRDRIRSGLAAYWVHQHLGNLSPAELAADTTWQAVRAADGDVWPLLVDMADHADAEVGTGDDAHKDVRFSFCWELGRSRLIVIDSRNGRIVESLPRKLVSDAEFDWITDRALAPGDVDHVMIGTSIPWLLPQVISDLQAATEKAGNSGGRLARAAEWLRQEADMEHWPAFGHSFNRLADLLRDIGRAHSGRVAPATATVLSGDVHHSYAARAFVHGHEPGATGVYQLTCSPVHNVVPGFMRVLFTITWSRLIARASTRWARDTGAERAGVAWEKSAGPLFGNLIATLELNGRAARVRFERPRSASTLDDVANVALTPLAPPVDEPVPAAPAGR
- a CDS encoding flavin-containing monooxygenase, giving the protein MSRPSSPDVVVVGAGFAGLYQLHRLRGLGLSARVFEAGSGIGGTWYWNRYPGARCDVESLEYSYSFSPELEQEWEWTERYPAQPEILRYAEHVAERFDLRRDIELDTRVTAAVWDEESARWAVTTEHGETVTARFCIFATGCLSKPKDLEIPGLDSFAGPVYSTARWPHAGVDFTGRRVAVIGTGSSGIQSIPVIASQAAEMTVYQRTANYSMPAHNGPLTAQAQRERKANYAAFRDAARHSPAGLVGKLPTENALDVTEQERRRAFYKAWSAGNLGAMRRSYADIGVDIRANDMAADFIRDRIRDKVTDPATAEALLPSDHPFGTKRPCLDTGYYETFNSPHVHLVDLKKTPIEAITATGVATADGEVEVDDIVLATGFDAMTGALLSIDIRGRDGRTLADAWADGPVTYLGLGVAGFPNLFTITGPGSPSVLSNMLVSIEQHVDWISDCLARLERDGVTTIEPNADAQAGWVEHVAEVGQATLYPLAKSWYLGANVPGKPRVFMPYIGGVGAYREICDDVAAEDYRGFDLEKASASMS
- a CDS encoding maleylpyruvate isomerase family mycothiol-dependent enzyme; translated protein: MSAPGSVAASLTVENDRLASAVAAAEASTPVPTCPGWDLRSVLKHVGRGDRWAAQMVAGRATEVLSPRDVVGGRPPEGGPDAEADWLRGGVRELLEAVESVGPDTPIWTFTGPKPAAWWIRRRLHEATVHRADVVLALGETFEIAPDLAADGVSEWLDLVASRPASDDGPLPAGATLHLHATDDELGAAGEWLLRGEAADGGSAVVWEHGHGKGDAAVRGTAADLLLGVTRRISSDAASLQVLGDAAVWTRWLERTGF